From one Blastocatellia bacterium genomic stretch:
- a CDS encoding FKBP-type peptidyl-prolyl cis-trans isomerase yields MGFAGCGQKTGSEVTTASGLKYVDEVVGTGEKPRLGKMVVVNYTGTLTDGTKFDSSLDSGQPYEFRIGTGTVIRGWEEGILSMHVGGKRKLIVPPELGYGAQGKGKIPPNATLIFEIELLGVK; encoded by the coding sequence CTGGGGTTTGCCGGCTGCGGTCAGAAGACCGGCAGCGAAGTTACCACGGCTTCCGGCCTCAAGTATGTTGACGAAGTCGTCGGCACCGGCGAAAAGCCGAGGCTCGGCAAAATGGTCGTCGTCAATTACACCGGCACGTTGACCGACGGCACCAAATTCGACAGCTCCCTCGACAGCGGCCAGCCGTACGAGTTTCGCATCGGCACAGGCACGGTCATCCGCGGCTGGGAAGAAGGCATTCTGAGCATGCATGTCGGCGGCAAGCGCAAGCTCATCGTCCCTCCGGAGCTCGGCTACGGCGCGCAGGGGAAGGGCAAGATTCCGCCGAACGCGACGCTCATCTTCGAAATCGAGCTGCTCGGCGTCAAATGA
- a CDS encoding group 1 truncated hemoglobin — protein MRKTLVAVAIALVFALGSLGPAVAAKDKKMKTPSLYHQLGGKTGIKKVVNDFVGNVAADNRINKFFADAAKDKHRLSHFKGNLVDQICQASGGPCKYKGKDMRTAHKGMGITDADFNALVEDLVKALDDNHVSAEAKNTLLGALGPMKGDIVGQ, from the coding sequence ATGCGTAAAACTTTGGTAGCAGTCGCAATCGCGCTCGTCTTCGCCCTCGGATCGCTCGGCCCGGCGGTCGCCGCGAAAGATAAGAAGATGAAAACGCCGTCGCTTTACCACCAGCTCGGCGGCAAGACGGGCATCAAGAAGGTCGTCAATGACTTCGTCGGCAATGTCGCCGCCGACAACCGCATCAACAAGTTCTTCGCCGACGCGGCCAAGGACAAGCACCGCCTGTCCCACTTCAAAGGCAATCTGGTTGACCAGATTTGTCAGGCTTCAGGCGGCCCGTGCAAGTACAAGGGCAAAGACATGCGGACGGCGCACAAAGGCATGGGAATCACCGACGCCGATTTCAATGCGCTGGTCGAGGACCTCGTGAAAGCCCTCGACGACAACCATGTCTCTGCCGAAGCCAAGAACACCTTGCTCGGCGCGCTCGGCCCGATGAAGGGCGACATCGTCGGTCAGTAA
- a CDS encoding LytTR family DNA-binding domain-containing protein, with translation MSGESSVRVLIVDDEPLARERLRDMLKADSRVEIIGECVGGEQAIEAIQELAPDLVFLDVEMPGKDGFSVLEALDADRLPVVIFVTAYDQYAVRAFEVHALDYLLKPFDQERFDKALTRAVANIRNEKSENLTARILKTLEEMKARPVHLERLVIKMNGHVYFVKTEEIDWLEAEGNYVRLHAGRESYLLRDTISALESQLDPRKFVRVHRSAIVNIDRIQELQPWFHGEYRILLGEGVQLTLSRSYRERLHEVLGRPL, from the coding sequence ATGTCAGGGGAGTCGTCCGTCCGCGTATTGATCGTAGATGATGAACCGCTGGCGCGCGAGCGCCTTCGCGATATGCTCAAGGCCGACAGCCGCGTCGAGATCATCGGCGAGTGTGTCGGCGGCGAGCAAGCCATCGAAGCGATTCAAGAGCTCGCGCCCGATCTGGTCTTTCTCGATGTCGAGATGCCCGGCAAGGATGGCTTCAGTGTGCTTGAGGCGCTCGACGCAGACCGCTTGCCGGTGGTGATCTTTGTCACGGCCTATGACCAGTACGCGGTGCGCGCCTTCGAGGTTCACGCGCTGGATTACCTGCTCAAGCCGTTCGACCAGGAGCGCTTTGACAAGGCGCTGACGCGCGCCGTTGCCAACATCCGCAACGAAAAAAGCGAGAACCTGACGGCGCGCATCCTGAAAACCCTCGAAGAGATGAAAGCCCGCCCGGTGCATCTGGAGCGCCTGGTTATCAAGATGAATGGTCACGTCTACTTCGTGAAGACCGAAGAGATTGACTGGCTCGAAGCCGAAGGCAATTACGTGCGCCTGCACGCCGGCCGCGAGTCTTACCTGCTGCGCGATACGATCTCGGCGCTCGAATCCCAGCTCGATCCGCGCAAGTTCGTGCGCGTCCACCGCTCGGCCATCGTCAACATTGACCGCATACAGGAATTGCAGCCCTGGTTCCACGGCGAATACCGCATCCTGCTCGGGGAGGGCGTGCAGTTGACCCTGTCGCGCAGCTACCGCGAGCGATTGCACGAAGTCCTCGGACGCCCCCTCTAG
- a CDS encoding TonB-dependent receptor, with the protein MSSSQQYRKQNRRTWRGLVVFAMTLALFAQSALVGLAQTETGQVTVKVTDPQGASVSGASVTVRSVEKGTAVPAVTTGDEGTATITNLQSGLYEIVVTSQGFANFTQRAQVTVGAKLSIEVHMTVAGSGEVVNVIAGEGGVEVNTQTQELSTVVSTAQVRELPTITRNPYDLVNLSGNVSDGDQANLTNLRGTGFNINGQRSSSTSILLDGGENVNSFDTLVGQSVPLDAVQEFRIITSNFSAEYGRAAGGIVNVTTKAGTNDFHGTIFEFNRVSALASNSFDNNARGLDKDVFTRNQFGYSVGGRVIKDKLFFFNSTEWSRVRSGATQTIFVPTPELIAASNGRTQAVFAANPLRPDLSLGRTVTVGQAISDLNIGAGAFSNLPSNLPAFREARFVVPGDVGGGLPQNSYETVARIDYTHSQNTQLYGRYALQSQDFFTGTNGFSPYAGFDTPITNFNNNFLLNLTHLFSPKLVSQSKLVFNRLNQQQPLNPNQPPVPTYFFRTNVVLTLQGSAVALPGYLPFTPGNAIPSGGPQNFLQTYEDLNWTRGNHQLRFGGVYIHIRDNRTFGAFQNAVAGFGTTNTTTGFNNFINGNLARLQVAIDPQGQTKPGAPVTLPLSAPSFSRSNRYHEWAAYGNDSWRLRQNLTVNLGMRYEYYGVQHNARRELDSNFYLGSGSTPQEQIINGTVQRAIDSPVGALWRPDKNNFAPRLGFAWDIFGDGKTSLRGGYGMSYERNFGNVTFNVIQNPPAYAVLTISPGTPGFPTIPVPATNFGLLGGGGTVPLPGQINVRHVDENIVNAYAHFWSLAFEREVMPQLVASVEYSGSAGRHLYDLSNDNRIGYGFRFLGDAALTADNPLVLLNKNYYPLNTRSNRGRSNYNALILELNSSNLHNYGLQFTARYTYSKALDNLSSTFSESINDFNLGLLDPYNPNLDYGLASFDVRHRFVASANWSIGGNRPFGSGLMNQAFGGWTLTGIFTARTGTPFTIFDCLNAAEVCPRLSPTTALPRSVPGNPAQNPSGAPNSFVLIDLSQQVPIDPTVPELGITDWNFLPSMLGRNTFQGPGIWNLDAGLYKNFRITEGKTLQFRSEFYNLFNHPNMFLNGASTEISSSTLVEGFRNGRRNVQLALKFIF; encoded by the coding sequence ATGAGTAGTAGCCAACAATACAGGAAGCAGAATCGCCGGACGTGGCGCGGACTTGTCGTCTTCGCCATGACGCTGGCGCTCTTTGCGCAAAGCGCCCTGGTGGGGCTTGCGCAGACTGAGACCGGGCAGGTCACCGTCAAAGTCACTGACCCGCAGGGGGCCTCTGTCTCCGGCGCTAGCGTCACGGTCCGCTCAGTCGAAAAAGGCACCGCGGTTCCCGCCGTCACCACCGGCGACGAAGGCACCGCAACCATCACCAATCTGCAATCCGGTCTTTACGAGATTGTCGTCACCTCGCAGGGGTTCGCCAACTTCACGCAGCGCGCCCAGGTGACCGTCGGCGCCAAACTCTCGATTGAAGTTCATATGACGGTCGCCGGCAGCGGCGAAGTCGTCAACGTCATCGCCGGCGAAGGCGGCGTCGAAGTCAACACTCAGACGCAAGAGCTGTCGACCGTCGTTTCGACGGCGCAGGTGCGCGAGCTGCCGACGATCACGCGCAACCCCTATGACCTGGTGAACCTTTCCGGCAATGTCTCGGACGGCGACCAGGCCAACCTGACCAACCTGCGCGGCACCGGCTTCAACATCAATGGCCAGCGCTCGTCGAGCACCAGCATCCTGCTCGACGGCGGCGAGAACGTGAACAGCTTTGACACGCTTGTCGGCCAGAGCGTGCCGCTCGACGCGGTGCAGGAGTTTCGCATCATTACGAGCAACTTCTCTGCCGAATACGGGCGCGCCGCGGGCGGCATCGTCAACGTCACGACCAAGGCCGGCACCAACGATTTTCACGGCACGATCTTCGAGTTCAACCGCGTCTCGGCGCTGGCCTCGAACAGCTTCGACAACAACGCCCGCGGTCTGGATAAGGATGTCTTCACGCGCAACCAGTTCGGCTATTCGGTCGGCGGGCGCGTCATCAAAGACAAACTCTTCTTCTTCAACAGCACGGAATGGAGCCGCGTCCGCAGCGGCGCGACGCAGACGATCTTCGTGCCGACGCCGGAATTGATCGCCGCATCGAACGGGCGCACGCAGGCCGTCTTCGCGGCCAACCCGCTGCGCCCCGACCTGTCGCTGGGCCGTACGGTGACGGTCGGCCAAGCCATCAGCGACCTGAACATCGGCGCGGGGGCGTTCTCGAACCTGCCGAGCAACCTGCCGGCTTTCCGCGAAGCGCGCTTCGTGGTGCCGGGCGATGTCGGCGGCGGCTTGCCACAGAATTCTTACGAGACGGTGGCGCGCATAGACTATACCCACAGCCAGAACACGCAGCTTTATGGCCGTTATGCGCTGCAAAGCCAGGACTTCTTTACCGGCACCAACGGCTTCAGCCCGTACGCCGGTTTCGACACGCCGATCACCAACTTCAATAACAACTTCCTGCTCAACCTGACGCACCTCTTCTCGCCGAAGCTGGTGTCGCAGAGCAAGCTGGTCTTCAACCGCTTGAACCAGCAGCAACCGCTCAATCCCAACCAGCCGCCGGTGCCGACCTACTTCTTCCGCACCAACGTGGTGCTGACGCTGCAAGGCTCGGCGGTGGCGCTGCCGGGATACCTGCCGTTCACGCCGGGCAACGCCATCCCTTCGGGCGGCCCGCAGAACTTTTTGCAGACGTATGAAGACTTGAACTGGACGCGCGGCAATCACCAGTTGCGCTTCGGCGGCGTCTACATACACATTCGCGACAACCGCACCTTCGGCGCGTTCCAGAATGCCGTCGCCGGCTTCGGGACGACGAACACGACGACCGGCTTCAACAACTTCATCAACGGCAACCTCGCCCGCCTGCAAGTCGCCATCGATCCGCAAGGACAGACGAAGCCGGGCGCGCCGGTCACCCTGCCGCTCTCTGCCCCCAGCTTCAGCCGCAGCAATCGCTATCACGAGTGGGCGGCCTATGGCAACGACTCCTGGCGCTTGCGCCAGAACCTGACGGTCAACCTCGGGATGCGCTACGAATACTACGGCGTGCAGCACAACGCGCGGCGCGAGCTCGACTCGAACTTCTACCTCGGATCGGGCAGCACGCCGCAAGAGCAGATCATCAATGGCACGGTGCAGCGCGCCATTGACTCACCGGTCGGCGCGCTGTGGCGTCCGGATAAGAATAACTTTGCGCCGCGCCTCGGCTTTGCGTGGGACATCTTTGGCGACGGCAAGACCAGCCTGCGCGGCGGCTACGGCATGTCGTACGAGCGTAATTTCGGTAACGTCACGTTCAACGTCATCCAGAACCCGCCAGCTTACGCGGTGCTGACGATCAGCCCCGGCACGCCCGGCTTCCCGACGATCCCCGTGCCGGCGACGAACTTTGGCCTGCTCGGCGGCGGCGGCACCGTCCCGCTGCCCGGTCAGATCAACGTCCGCCACGTTGACGAGAACATCGTGAACGCCTACGCGCACTTCTGGAGCCTGGCCTTCGAGCGCGAAGTCATGCCGCAACTGGTCGCCTCGGTCGAGTATTCCGGCTCGGCGGGCCGCCACCTCTATGACCTGTCGAATGACAACCGCATCGGCTACGGCTTCCGCTTCCTCGGCGATGCGGCGCTGACGGCGGACAACCCGCTGGTGCTGCTCAACAAGAACTACTATCCGCTGAACACGCGCAGCAACCGCGGCCGCTCGAACTACAATGCGCTGATTCTGGAACTCAACAGCAGCAACCTGCACAACTACGGCTTGCAGTTCACGGCGCGTTACACCTACTCGAAGGCGCTCGACAACCTGAGCTCGACCTTCTCGGAATCGATCAACGACTTCAACCTCGGGCTGCTCGACCCGTACAACCCGAACCTCGATTATGGCCTGGCCAGCTTCGACGTGCGCCACCGCTTTGTGGCGAGCGCCAACTGGTCAATCGGCGGCAACCGGCCCTTCGGCTCGGGCCTGATGAATCAGGCGTTCGGCGGCTGGACGCTCACGGGGATCTTTACAGCGCGCACCGGCACGCCATTCACGATCTTCGATTGCCTGAACGCCGCCGAAGTCTGCCCGCGCCTGTCGCCGACAACGGCGCTGCCGAGGAGTGTGCCGGGCAACCCTGCGCAGAACCCGTCGGGGGCACCCAACAGCTTCGTGCTGATCGATCTGAGCCAGCAGGTGCCGATTGACCCGACGGTGCCGGAGCTTGGGATTACCGACTGGAACTTCCTGCCGAGCATGCTCGGTCGCAACACCTTCCAGGGGCCGGGGATTTGGAATCTCGACGCCGGGCTGTACAAGAACTTCCGCATCACGGAAGGCAAGACGCTACAGTTCCGCAGCGAGTTCTACAACCTCTTCAACCACCCGAACATGTTCTTGAATGGCGCGTCAACGGAAATCTCGTCGAGCACGCTGGTCGAAGGCTTCCGCAATGGACGACGCAATGTGCAGTTGGCGCTCAAATTTATTTTCTGA
- a CDS encoding PilZ domain-containing protein, translating to MTERRTGKRFAVDWPIKIEGGDGRRAISGEGRVLNISSGGALVDLAEPVRKGMRLDVYIKLPFKKDNWMKYVAEVLRVEDGPSYRAAVKFEGPRPGFT from the coding sequence TTGACTGAACGAAGAACAGGAAAGCGATTCGCTGTGGACTGGCCGATCAAGATCGAAGGCGGAGACGGCAGACGCGCAATCAGCGGCGAGGGACGCGTACTCAACATCAGCTCCGGCGGCGCACTAGTTGACCTCGCCGAGCCGGTCCGCAAAGGCATGCGGCTCGATGTCTACATCAAGCTGCCATTCAAGAAAGACAACTGGATGAAGTATGTGGCAGAAGTCTTGCGGGTCGAGGACGGCCCTTCCTACCGCGCCGCCGTGAAGTTTGAAGGCCCCCGGCCAGGCTTCACTTGA
- the pdxH gene encoding pyridoxamine 5'-phosphate oxidase, whose translation MNEYADRDGPPELNEALVDPDPIRQFALWFTDASLTGIKLPNAMTLATATADGSPSARVVLLKEFDADGFVFYTNYESQKGRELEANPRAALCFYWPELDRQVRISGSVTKTTREESEAYFHTRPVDSQLGAWASKQSAVIASREVLEERMRQLVREYEGGEVPLPPYWGGYRLAPRVIEFWQNRLSRLHDRLRYTRQAGGGWLIERLSP comes from the coding sequence ATGAATGAATACGCAGACAGAGACGGACCGCCCGAGCTGAATGAAGCCCTGGTTGACCCCGACCCGATCCGGCAATTCGCCCTCTGGTTCACTGACGCCAGCCTCACGGGCATCAAGCTGCCAAATGCTATGACCCTGGCGACGGCGACCGCCGACGGCAGCCCCTCGGCGCGCGTCGTCTTGTTGAAAGAGTTTGACGCCGACGGCTTCGTCTTTTACACGAACTACGAAAGCCAGAAGGGCCGTGAGCTTGAGGCCAACCCGCGCGCCGCGCTCTGCTTCTACTGGCCGGAGCTTGACCGGCAGGTGCGCATTTCAGGGAGTGTGACCAAGACCACACGCGAAGAGTCCGAAGCGTACTTCCACACGCGGCCCGTAGACAGCCAGCTCGGCGCGTGGGCTTCAAAACAAAGCGCGGTGATTGCCAGCCGCGAGGTGCTGGAAGAAAGGATGCGCCAGCTGGTGCGGGAATACGAAGGCGGCGAGGTGCCGTTGCCGCCCTACTGGGGCGGCTACCGGCTGGCACCCCGGGTGATCGAATTCTGGCAGAATCGCCTGAGCCGATTGCACGACCGCTTGCGCTACACCCGGCAGGCGGGCGGCGGCTGGCTCATCGAGCGGCTTTCCCCCTAG
- the ybaK gene encoding Cys-tRNA(Pro) deacylase — protein MSKADYPVTPAVRMLRDRQASFEPHLYEYQEHGGTARSAAELGVDEHAVVKTLVMENDRREPLIILMHGDREVSTKELARAIGARSVAPCKPDAAQKHTGYLVGGTSPFGTRKSMPVYVERTIFDLPKIYINGGKRGFLVSLDPQALKSLLPVHEVAVAIPSR, from the coding sequence ATGAGCAAGGCCGATTACCCGGTGACGCCGGCCGTGCGCATGTTGCGCGACCGCCAGGCGAGCTTCGAGCCGCACCTCTACGAATATCAAGAGCACGGCGGCACGGCGCGCTCTGCCGCAGAGCTTGGCGTTGACGAGCACGCCGTCGTCAAAACCCTGGTGATGGAAAACGACCGGCGCGAGCCGCTGATCATCTTGATGCACGGCGACCGCGAAGTCTCGACGAAAGAGCTGGCGCGCGCCATCGGCGCGAGGTCTGTGGCGCCGTGCAAGCCCGACGCGGCGCAGAAACACACAGGCTATCTGGTCGGCGGCACCAGCCCCTTCGGCACGCGCAAAAGTATGCCGGTCTATGTCGAGCGCACGATCTTTGATCTGCCGAAGATCTACATCAATGGCGGCAAGCGCGGCTTTCTGGTATCGCTCGACCCGCAGGCGCTCAAATCGCTGCTGCCGGTTCACGAAGTCGCCGTCGCCATTCCCTCACGCTGA
- a CDS encoding DUF4097 family beta strand repeat-containing protein — translation MKRAYSRLIAVCAVLLMTAMAGAAQDFSKKYELGAGGHINIHSVSGDVTITGYNGSTVVVTAVKKGRDRDRVEVEDMSGGDRIDLRSRYPERCNCDASINFTVQVPRGVKYSFDKISSASGDIKISGVTGDINGHSASGDVTIEEVEGSISASSASGDVRVNRAVGTVNARSASGDVEVDLAGINGAGSMEFTSASGNVRVKAPADLDAEVEMSCTSGDLKTDFALSVNEPEHGSRRSAHGRLGSGARYLKIRSSSGSVSLTRN, via the coding sequence ATGAAGCGAGCATATTCACGCCTGATCGCCGTTTGCGCGGTTCTGTTAATGACGGCAATGGCGGGCGCAGCACAGGATTTCAGCAAGAAATACGAGCTTGGGGCCGGCGGCCACATTAACATCCACAGCGTTTCCGGCGACGTGACGATCACCGGCTACAACGGCAGCACGGTCGTGGTCACGGCGGTCAAAAAGGGCCGCGACCGCGACCGCGTCGAAGTCGAAGACATGAGCGGCGGCGACCGCATCGATCTGCGCTCGCGCTATCCTGAGCGTTGCAACTGCGACGCCAGCATCAACTTCACCGTGCAGGTGCCGCGCGGCGTGAAATACAGCTTCGACAAGATTAGCTCGGCGAGCGGCGACATTAAGATTAGCGGTGTCACCGGTGACATCAATGGGCATTCGGCGAGCGGCGACGTAACCATTGAAGAGGTCGAAGGCAGCATCAGCGCGTCATCCGCCAGCGGCGACGTGCGCGTTAACCGGGCCGTCGGCACGGTCAATGCCCGCAGCGCCAGCGGCGACGTCGAAGTCGATCTGGCCGGCATCAATGGTGCGGGCAGCATGGAATTCACTTCGGCGAGCGGCAATGTGCGCGTCAAAGCGCCCGCCGATCTGGACGCCGAGGTTGAAATGTCTTGCACGAGCGGCGACCTGAAGACCGACTTTGCCTTATCCGTCAACGAGCCCGAGCATGGCTCGCGGCGTTCGGCGCATGGCCGCCTGGGCAGCGGCGCGCGCTACTTAAAGATTCGCTCATCTTCGGGCAGCGTCAGCCTGACGCGCAATTAG
- a CDS encoding AAA family ATPase has product MYLEYYGLKECPFSLTPDPRYIFKTESHLEVLATVKYGVDQNKGLIVVSGEVGCGKTTILRAALSTFGDEVLAIYIFNPFLTAAEFFEQLTGEMDLRLPRTVTKPEMLSAMGRMLAERHAAGLRTVLIVDEAHGLPTALLEEIRLLMNFETNSEKLLQVVLCGQPELAETLNRPQLRQLKQRVSLRCGIKPLSIFEISKYIRFRLKQAGATNVGLFDNAAVKLIGQVSQGIPRIINNICDNALLYGYAATSEVITREIVEEVVRALDLMPHGASENNVVDFGNEFSSGR; this is encoded by the coding sequence ATGTATCTTGAGTATTATGGGCTGAAAGAATGTCCCTTCAGCCTGACGCCGGACCCGCGATATATCTTCAAGACGGAGAGCCACCTTGAGGTGCTGGCGACCGTCAAGTACGGCGTTGATCAGAACAAAGGCTTGATCGTCGTCAGCGGCGAAGTCGGCTGCGGCAAGACGACCATTCTGCGCGCCGCGCTCTCGACCTTTGGCGACGAGGTGCTGGCTATCTACATCTTCAACCCGTTTCTAACCGCCGCCGAGTTCTTCGAGCAACTGACCGGCGAGATGGACTTGCGCTTGCCGCGCACAGTGACCAAGCCGGAGATGCTCTCAGCGATGGGGCGCATGCTTGCCGAGCGCCATGCCGCCGGCCTGCGCACGGTGCTGATCGTTGACGAGGCGCACGGACTGCCGACGGCGCTGCTCGAAGAGATTCGCCTGTTGATGAACTTCGAGACCAACAGCGAAAAGCTCTTGCAGGTGGTCTTGTGCGGGCAGCCGGAACTGGCCGAGACCTTGAACCGCCCGCAACTGCGCCAGCTCAAGCAGCGCGTCTCGCTGCGCTGCGGGATCAAGCCGTTGAGCATTTTCGAGATCAGCAAGTACATCCGCTTTCGCTTGAAACAGGCGGGCGCGACCAACGTCGGCTTGTTCGACAACGCCGCCGTCAAGCTGATCGGCCAGGTCTCGCAGGGCATCCCGCGCATCATTAATAATATTTGCGACAACGCGCTGCTTTATGGCTACGCCGCAACCAGCGAAGTGATCACGCGCGAGATCGTCGAAGAAGTCGTCCGCGCCCTCGACCTGATGCCGCACGGTGCCAGCGAGAATAACGTTGTGGACTTCGGCAACGAATTCAGCTCCGGTCGTTGA
- a CDS encoding serine/threonine-protein kinase translates to MSNLTSQFKKRGTTTGHAVVPTAAEQAQAVLSKRFKALQLTQMDARTLRFTAQGRSADVCVQLEVLQPSLAADARQRELFYLEAFAAAKLTHFNIARTSKPQETEGLHFCVIEYKPEMCRLRDRLSRNGWLEVEAACDIADQVASALDCAHSSGVLHLQLSPDCIWVEPNGWTTVAGFGIERAPQLAWAHRERARRLAASYTSVEQASSAACDERSDLYSLGAILYEMLTDRVPFDSDDAEYVRERQLQFTPAPPHLISPELPEAISVVIMKLLEKEKENRFASAAEFQVALDEARQAMKG, encoded by the coding sequence ATGAGCAACTTGACGAGTCAATTTAAGAAGCGCGGGACGACGACTGGACACGCCGTAGTGCCCACGGCTGCCGAGCAAGCGCAGGCCGTGTTGTCGAAGCGGTTCAAGGCGCTGCAACTGACGCAGATGGATGCGCGCACCTTGCGCTTTACGGCGCAGGGGCGCAGCGCCGATGTGTGCGTCCAGCTCGAAGTCTTGCAGCCATCGCTTGCCGCTGATGCGCGGCAGCGCGAGCTGTTTTATCTTGAAGCCTTCGCGGCGGCAAAACTGACGCACTTCAACATCGCGCGCACCAGCAAGCCGCAGGAGACCGAGGGCCTGCACTTTTGCGTGATCGAATATAAGCCCGAAATGTGCCGCTTGCGCGACCGGCTCAGCCGCAACGGCTGGCTGGAAGTCGAGGCCGCCTGCGACATTGCCGACCAGGTTGCGAGCGCGCTCGATTGCGCGCACTCTTCAGGCGTGCTGCATCTGCAACTCTCGCCCGACTGCATCTGGGTCGAGCCGAACGGCTGGACGACCGTCGCCGGCTTCGGTATCGAGCGCGCGCCGCAACTGGCGTGGGCGCACCGCGAGCGGGCGCGCCGCCTCGCCGCGTCCTATACCAGCGTTGAGCAGGCGAGCAGCGCGGCGTGCGACGAGCGCAGCGACCTCTATTCGCTCGGCGCGATTCTTTACGAGATGCTGACCGACCGCGTGCCATTCGATTCCGACGACGCCGAGTATGTGCGCGAGCGGCAGTTGCAGTTTACACCGGCGCCGCCGCACCTGATCTCGCCGGAATTGCCAGAAGCCATTTCAGTCGTCATTATGAAGTTGCTCGAAAAAGAAAAAGAGAATCGTTTCGCGAGCGCCGCCGAATTCCAGGTGGCGCTCGACGAGGCGCGGCAAGCGATGAAAGGATGA
- a CDS encoding UDP-glucose/GDP-mannose dehydrogenase family protein: MKLSVFGLGYVGCVSAACFAKAGHEVVGVDVNQVKVDIINGGRSPIVEPGIEELIREAVGAGRLRATTDAAEAVAGADVSLVCIGTPSNPNGSLNLAYIKRACQQIGEAIAARTRFHIVVMRSTMLPGTIEQTVIPTLEVYSGKRAGRDFGVAINPEFLREGTSLADFNNPPFTLIGADDEDTAGLLSRLYAGIDAPLLTVRVKEAEMVKYACNTFHALKVTFANEIGNVCKAMNVDSHKVMEVFCKDTKLNLSPYYLKPGFAFGGSCLPKDLRAITYKAKELDVDVPVLSAILASNRRQVERVVEAVLETGRKRVAVLGLSFKSGTDDLRESPMVALIETLIGKGMKLAIYDRDVELARLFGANKEYIEREIPHISSLMCADLNQVIEQAEVVIVGKKEEEFRALAERMNDGRIVIDLVRLFDAQDNRRQYQGICW, from the coding sequence ATGAAGTTGAGCGTTTTTGGATTGGGTTACGTCGGCTGCGTTTCGGCGGCCTGCTTTGCGAAGGCCGGCCACGAAGTCGTCGGCGTTGATGTCAACCAGGTCAAGGTGGACATCATCAACGGCGGGCGCAGCCCGATTGTCGAGCCGGGCATTGAAGAGCTGATCCGCGAAGCGGTCGGCGCGGGCCGCTTGCGCGCCACCACCGACGCCGCCGAAGCGGTGGCCGGCGCTGACGTTTCGCTCGTCTGCATCGGCACGCCGAGCAACCCGAACGGCAGCTTGAACCTGGCTTACATCAAGCGCGCCTGCCAGCAGATCGGCGAAGCAATTGCCGCGCGGACGCGCTTTCACATCGTCGTGATGCGCAGCACGATGCTGCCGGGGACGATTGAGCAGACGGTCATCCCGACGCTCGAAGTCTATTCCGGCAAGCGCGCGGGCCGTGACTTCGGCGTCGCCATCAACCCCGAGTTTTTGCGCGAAGGCACCTCGCTTGCCGACTTCAACAACCCGCCTTTCACGCTGATCGGCGCTGACGACGAAGACACCGCCGGCTTGCTCTCGCGCCTCTACGCCGGCATCGATGCGCCGCTGCTGACGGTGCGCGTCAAAGAGGCCGAGATGGTGAAGTACGCCTGCAACACCTTTCACGCGCTGAAGGTGACCTTTGCCAACGAGATCGGCAACGTCTGCAAGGCGATGAACGTTGACAGCCACAAGGTGATGGAAGTCTTTTGCAAAGACACCAAGCTCAACCTCTCGCCTTATTATCTGAAGCCCGGCTTTGCCTTCGGCGGCTCGTGCCTGCCGAAAGATTTGCGGGCGATTACTTACAAAGCCAAAGAGCTGGACGTTGACGTGCCGGTGTTGAGCGCCATCCTCGCAAGCAATCGCCGCCAGGTCGAGCGCGTTGTCGAAGCGGTGCTTGAAACCGGGCGCAAGCGCGTCGCCGTGCTTGGCTTGAGCTTCAAGTCGGGCACCGACGACCTGCGCGAAAGCCCGATGGTGGCGTTGATCGAAACCCTGATCGGCAAGGGCATGAAGCTGGCGATCTATGACCGCGACGTTGAGCTGGCGCGGCTGTTCGGCGCCAACAAGGAATATATCGAGCGCGAGATTCCGCATATCTCGTCGCTGATGTGCGCCGACCTGAATCAAGTGATCGAGCAGGCCGAAGTCGTCATCGTCGGCAAAAAAGAAGAAGAGTTTCGCGCCCTGGCCGAGCGCATGAATGACGGGCGCATCGTCATCGATCTGGTGCGGCTGTTCGACGCGCAAGACAACCGCCGGCAATATCAGGGCATCTGCTGGTGA